One Devosia lacusdianchii genomic window carries:
- a CDS encoding sugar phosphate isomerase/epimerase family protein: MTDHQSPGRPMARLSLKWSMIEEPLGILEKFQLVKDLGFDGVELDAPNDLPVAEIIAARDKTGLAIPGVVNSLHWKYPLTHPDPAIRQACIDATITALEDARRYGADSVLLVPGVVNADTSYKAAYERAVEGIGKLLPHVDATGVSLALENVWNDFLLSPLEAARLVDEFDHPLVGWYFDVGNVLRYGRPAHWIEALGSRIRKVDIKEFSLTKMNVEGPWKGFEVELGEGDCDWPAVNRALSAAGYSGWASAEVPGGDRQRLADIKARLDRVAAA; the protein is encoded by the coding sequence ATGACAGATCATCAATCGCCGGGCCGCCCGATGGCCAGGCTCAGCCTCAAATGGAGCATGATCGAAGAGCCTCTCGGCATCCTGGAGAAGTTCCAGCTGGTCAAGGATCTCGGCTTTGATGGTGTCGAACTCGACGCGCCCAATGACCTGCCCGTCGCCGAAATCATCGCTGCACGCGACAAGACCGGCCTGGCCATTCCGGGCGTGGTCAATTCCCTGCATTGGAAGTACCCGCTGACCCACCCCGACCCGGCGATCCGCCAGGCCTGCATCGACGCCACCATCACGGCCCTCGAAGACGCCCGGCGCTATGGCGCCGACAGCGTTCTGCTGGTGCCCGGCGTCGTCAACGCCGACACCAGCTACAAGGCCGCCTATGAGCGTGCCGTCGAGGGCATCGGCAAGCTCCTGCCGCACGTAGACGCAACCGGCGTGTCGCTGGCGCTGGAAAACGTCTGGAACGATTTCCTCTTGAGCCCGCTCGAAGCCGCCCGGCTCGTCGATGAATTCGACCACCCCCTGGTCGGCTGGTATTTCGATGTCGGCAATGTGCTGCGCTACGGCCGCCCCGCCCACTGGATCGAGGCGCTGGGATCGCGCATCCGCAAGGTCGACATCAAGGAATTCAGCCTGACGAAGATGAATGTCGAAGGCCCGTGGAAAGGCTTCGAGGTCGAGCTCGGCGAGGGTGATTGCGATTGGCCCGCGGTCAATCGCGCCCTGTCGGCAGCAGGCTATTCGGGCTGGGCTTCGGCCGAAGTCCCCGGCGGCGATCGCCAGCGTCTGGCTGACATCAAGGCGCGCCTGGACCGCGTCGCCGCCGCCTGA
- a CDS encoding sugar phosphate isomerase/epimerase family protein yields the protein MKLGMSSYSFRPLLADGSLQIEGMFDWMQAHDAEHLEIATFSFSPPGQEAAYDLTTDTGTLERVKANSARTGIPVSGLCMAAKFAFVDADERRAQIEQVKRHIELCNRLGIGLLRHDVVLWSQRLTDAAAFEGAFPSIVDACREIADFAAGHGVTTSVEDHGFFMNGSGRIQRLLHAVGKSNFKFTVDVGNFLCVDEDAVVATRASLGDASFVHLKDFYVRRTNPGPGWLQTLGGQFIRGSVFGFGDLETKMILEAVVASGYDGFVSLEYEANEPTLQGCATSLGNIRRMLAEIKAA from the coding sequence ATGAAACTCGGCATGTCGTCCTATAGTTTCCGCCCCTTGCTTGCCGATGGCTCGCTGCAGATCGAGGGCATGTTCGATTGGATGCAGGCCCATGACGCCGAGCATCTGGAAATCGCGACATTCTCGTTCTCGCCGCCGGGACAGGAAGCGGCATACGACCTGACGACGGACACGGGCACGCTGGAGCGCGTCAAGGCGAATTCGGCGCGGACCGGCATTCCGGTTTCGGGCCTGTGCATGGCCGCGAAATTCGCCTTTGTCGATGCGGACGAGCGGCGGGCCCAGATCGAGCAGGTCAAACGCCATATCGAGCTGTGCAATCGGCTGGGCATCGGCCTGTTGCGGCATGACGTGGTGCTGTGGTCGCAGCGGTTGACCGATGCGGCGGCGTTCGAAGGCGCGTTTCCTTCCATCGTCGATGCCTGCCGGGAGATTGCGGACTTTGCCGCGGGCCACGGCGTCACCACCAGCGTCGAGGACCACGGCTTCTTCATGAATGGCAGCGGCCGCATCCAGCGCCTGCTGCATGCCGTGGGCAAGTCCAATTTCAAGTTCACCGTCGATGTCGGCAACTTCCTGTGCGTCGACGAGGATGCCGTGGTCGCCACCCGCGCCAGCCTTGGCGACGCCAGCTTCGTCCACCTCAAGGACTTCTATGTCCGGCGTACCAACCCAGGCCCGGGTTGGCTGCAGACACTGGGCGGGCAGTTCATTCGCGGCTCGGTCTTCGGCTTTGGCGACCTCGAGACCAAGATGATCCTCGAAGCCGTGGTTGCCTCGGGCTATGACGGCTTCGTCTCGCTCGAATACGAGGCCAATGAGCCGACACTGCAAGGCTGCGCCACCAGCCTCGGCAATATCCGCAGGATGCTGGCCGAGATCAAAGCGGCCTGA